The Brassica napus cultivar Da-Ae chromosome C1, Da-Ae, whole genome shotgun sequence DNA segment AAACTTCTCGTCCAAGCCATTGAGCATGTACATGACGAGAGTTTTGTCGCTTACTGGTGCGTCGACATTTTCCAGTAGATCAGCAATGAATTTGAGACTCTGTGTGTACTCCTGGATTGTTTTATCACGAATTTCCTTTGTGCGGAGATCGTTGTCAAGCTGTATGGCATGAGATTCTTTGCTGTTGCGGAACTGGTTTTCTATGCGAAGCCATACATCTTTTGCCGCCCCGCCAGTTTTGAATGACGATTTGAACAGGAGTGGTGCGAGAGTACCATAGATCCAGAGCTTTACCAAACCGTCGCGCTTCTTCCATGGGAGATCGTCATCGTCAGTTGGTAGAGTAGTGCCATCAACGTGTCCGAGAACATCGAACACGAGGCAATGAGTGAGGAAGAGCTCTCTCCAAGCATCATAATTGAAAACATCTAAGTCTAGTACCATTGGTATGTGGGTTTTTATGTTCGTCACTCTGAATGTTTTCTCAACGGTCGCCATAGAGACGTGTTGTAGAAGAGACCGATAGAAGAcgataaaagagaaaaagaaattaagagctgagctctgataccataaaagaTGTCGTAAGATTTGCTTATCTTATTCATCGTTGATACACTTACATATAAATGAGATTTAGTTACAGGTAATTAAGATCTTAGATTACAGGgtatttacaaaatatcataAGAATATTCTAGTATATTCTTTCATTGGACTCATTATCTAAGCAGAATCAAACGATAGTGACCTATATCGTTTCCATTTTCCCAAAATTAAAATCTTACTTTTTGGCTTTGAGAAGTCCGCCAAATGTGGTCATCCTCTTTCTGTTTTTAGTAGAACACAAACAAGTATGGTcgccttttgtttttgttttttattattatttcagggGTGCATTCAACTATTTTTCTCAACCTTTTAAGGGGAAATGAAGTAGAGCTTCCGTATTCGAAAATCTTGAAGAAGTACCAGC contains these protein-coding regions:
- the LOC106373536 gene encoding uncharacterized protein LOC106373536, coding for MVLDLDVFNYDAWRELFLTHCLVFDVLGHVDGTTLPTDDDDLPWKKRDGLVKLWIYGTLAPLLFKSSFKTGGAAKDVWLRIENQFRNSKESHAIQLDNDLRTKEIRDKTIQEYTQSLKFIADLLENVDAPVSDKTLVMYMLNGLDEKFDHIINIIKHQKPFPTFEEAHNMLELEETRLKKPLKGGAASHNDTPSLSTALVATTKESNQQTITMDN